In Chloroflexota bacterium, the genomic window AGGGAAACGTCGGCTGCGAGTGTCCCGATACGATGGGTCATCGGACGGTCTCTCGTGTCCGCTCGGGTCTGTCGCCGTCCTCGCCGCGGCGCACCGTCCGGTGCGCCCGGCCCGCTCACTTCTCGAGGAATTGATACCCCATAGTTACGTTTACGTCAATCCCGTTCCGGTCCGTTGGAAAACGTTCACCCTTCTTCGAGCACATCGGCTCCCGACCGTGCGCGCGTGGGGCCAATCGATCAGCTCGGCGGCGCGCCGGGCCGGCTCGCCAGATCCACGAAGAAGCGAAGGGACTCAGGGTTGGCCATCGCGTCCGGGCTCGCCACGTGCTCGGCAGGCGCGCCCGCGAGGATGCGCTTGACGGGGACCTCGAGCTTCTTCCCATTCAGCGTGCGCGGGATCTGATCCACGGCGTGAACCTCATCCGGGACGTGGCGCGGCGACAGCTCGCGCGCGACGGCGGTGTTGATCCGCTGACGCAGGGCATCGTCCAGCACGGCCCCCTCGCGCAGCACGACGAACAGGAGCAACTCCCCCTCCACCCCAAGCTGGCTCGTGTCGACGACGAGGCTGTCGACCACCTCGGGGACCTCCTCCACCACGCGGTAGAACTCGCTGGTGCCCATCCGAACGCCCGCCCGGTTCAGCGTCGAATCGGACCGGCCGTAGATGACGCAGCCGCCCTCCCGCGTGATCCTGATCCAATCGCCATGGCGCCAGACGCCGGGGAACACGTCGAAGTAGCTCTCGCGGTACCGCGCGCCGTCGGGATCGTTCCAGAACCGCACGGGCATCGAGGGGATCGGCTCCGTCAGCACCAGCTCGCCCACCTCGTCGACGACGGGCTGCCCCGCTGCGTTGAAGGCGGCCACCGCGGCGCCGAGGCCCCGGCACTGCAGCTCGCCCGCGCGCACCGGCAGGAGCGGGCACCCCAGCACGAACGCGGTGCAGACGTCGGTCCCGCCGCTCGCGGAGGCGAGCAGCGCGTCGGGCGCGACCTCCTCGTACACCCAGTCGAACCCCTCGGGGGAGAGGGGAGCGCCCGTGGACCCGATTCCCCGGATCGACCCGAGGCCGAAGTCGCGCGCGGGGTGGATCCCCGCCTTGCGGCAGCTCTGGATGTACGGCGCGCTCGTGCCGAAATAGGTCATGCCGGCCTCGTGGGCGAAGCGCCAGAGCGCGTTCATGTCCGGATAGGCCGGGCTGCCGTCGTAGAGGAGCACGGTCGCGCCGACGAGCAGACCCGAGACGAGCATGTTCCACATCATCCAACCCGTCGTCGTGAACCAGAAGAACCGATCGTCGGGGGTGAGGTCCAGGTGCAGGGACAGCGCCTTGAGCTGCTCGAGCAGGATGCCCCCGTGGCCGTGAACGATGGCCTTAGGCAGGCCGGTCGTGCCGGACGAGTACAGCACCCAGAGCGGATGATCGAAGGGCACGCGCGCAAACGCGAGGTCCGATCCATCGCCGCGCAGATCATCCCAAAGGATGGCGTTCGAAAGCCCGTCCGCCGTCGCGGCGGGGTCGAGATGGGGAACCAGGACCGTGCGCGACAGGCTCGGGAGCTCCCGCTGGAGCGCCTGCACGGCCGGGCGGCGATCGAACGCGCGCCCCCCATATCGATACCCATCGGCCGCCACGAGCACTTTCGGATCGATCTGGCGGAACCGGTCGGCCACGCTCGACACGCCGAATTCCGGCGCGCAGCACGACCAGATGGCTCCAATGCTCGCGGTCGCCAGAAATGCGATCACGGCCTCGGGGGAGTTGGGCATGAGTCCGACGACCCGGTCGCCCGTTTCCACGCCGAGGCTCCGGAGGCCCGCCGCGACGGACGCGGTCTCGCGGTACAGCTCGGCGTACGTCAGCCTCTGGATCGACCGGTCCTCCGCCTTGAATACGATGGCCGTGTACTCGTCGCGGCGGCGAAGCGCGTGCTCCGCGTAGTTGAGGCTCGTCCCGGGGAACCACTGCGCGCCGGGCATCTCGCGGCGGGCCATCCCGCGCGTCACCTGACCCGACGCCGCCACGTGGAAGAACTCCCAGATCGAGGTCCAGAAAGCGTC contains:
- a CDS encoding acetoacetate--CoA ligase, with the translated sequence MSSEGAILWQPTAEARERANVTRYLRWLAERRGLRFTSYDELWRWSVRDLDAFWTSIWEFFHVAASGQVTRGMARREMPGAQWFPGTSLNYAEHALRRRDEYTAIVFKAEDRSIQRLTYAELYRETASVAAGLRSLGVETGDRVVGLMPNSPEAVIAFLATASIGAIWSCCAPEFGVSSVADRFRQIDPKVLVAADGYRYGGRAFDRRPAVQALQRELPSLSRTVLVPHLDPAATADGLSNAILWDDLRGDGSDLAFARVPFDHPLWVLYSSGTTGLPKAIVHGHGGILLEQLKALSLHLDLTPDDRFFWFTTTGWMMWNMLVSGLLVGATVLLYDGSPAYPDMNALWRFAHEAGMTYFGTSAPYIQSCRKAGIHPARDFGLGSIRGIGSTGAPLSPEGFDWVYEEVAPDALLASASGGTDVCTAFVLGCPLLPVRAGELQCRGLGAAVAAFNAAGQPVVDEVGELVLTEPIPSMPVRFWNDPDGARYRESYFDVFPGVWRHGDWIRITREGGCVIYGRSDSTLNRAGVRMGTSEFYRVVEEVPEVVDSLVVDTSQLGVEGELLLFVVLREGAVLDDALRQRINTAVARELSPRHVPDEVHAVDQIPRTLNGKKLEVPVKRILAGAPAEHVASPDAMANPESLRFFVDLASRPGAPPS